One Paraburkholderia agricolaris genomic region harbors:
- a CDS encoding amino acid ABC transporter permease → MSYHWNWGILLSPVSTGEPTTYLGWLMSGFWVTITVSLSAWVIALIVGSFFGVLRTVPNKWASGIGTLYVAIFRNIPLIVQFFIWYLVIPELLPVSIGNWFKQLPPGAQFFSSSILCLGLFTAARVCEQVRSGINALPKGQRAAGLAMGFTQWQTYRYVLLPVAYRIIVPPLTSEFLNIFKNSAVASTIGLLDLSAQARQLVDYTSQTYESFIAVTLAYVLINLVVMQLMRWVEHKSRLPGYIGGK, encoded by the coding sequence ATGTCATATCACTGGAACTGGGGCATACTGCTGAGTCCCGTCTCCACCGGCGAGCCGACCACTTATCTGGGCTGGCTGATGTCCGGCTTCTGGGTGACGATTACCGTGTCGCTGTCGGCATGGGTGATCGCGCTGATCGTCGGCTCGTTTTTCGGTGTGCTGCGCACGGTGCCGAACAAATGGGCGTCAGGTATCGGCACGCTGTATGTCGCGATTTTCCGCAACATCCCCCTCATCGTGCAGTTCTTCATCTGGTATCTGGTGATACCGGAGTTGCTGCCGGTGTCGATCGGCAACTGGTTCAAGCAACTGCCGCCGGGCGCGCAGTTCTTCTCGTCGTCGATCCTCTGTCTTGGGCTGTTCACTGCCGCGCGCGTCTGCGAGCAGGTTCGCTCGGGCATCAACGCGCTGCCGAAGGGCCAGCGCGCCGCGGGTCTGGCCATGGGGTTCACGCAATGGCAGACGTATCGCTACGTGCTGCTGCCGGTGGCGTACCGGATCATCGTGCCGCCGCTTACGTCCGAGTTTCTGAACATCTTCAAGAACTCGGCGGTTGCGTCGACCATCGGTCTGCTGGACCTGTCCGCGCAGGCGCGGCAACTGGTCGACTACACGTCGCAGACGTATGAGTCGTTCATTGCGGTCACGCTGGCCTATGTGCTGATCAACCTGGTCGTGATGCAACTGATGCGCTGGGTCGAGCACAAGTCCCGGTTGCCCGGCTATATCGGAGGTAAGTGA
- a CDS encoding LysR family transcriptional regulator: protein MELKWLEDFVSLAETRSFSRSAESRHVTQPAFSRRIQALEAWLGTELIDRSVYPTRLTAAGQVFYEQALAMLSQFHEARALLRGHTATPQATIEFAVPHTLSLTYFPRWLQRIEAQMGPIHTRLRALNVHDAALALVEGGCDLMMAYHHPSHPIALDPARYDMLTLGNEPISPFSAPGRAGRPRHTLPGTAQNPTPYLTYTPNAYLGRMTEVILANAPERLYLDRLYETDMAEGLKAMALAGHGIAFLPYSAVEDAVADGKLIRLDRAMRGTPEGQLTLTMEIRLYRDKLAAKGDDARQILVRQLWDVVSEELAQGTGAT, encoded by the coding sequence ATGGAACTGAAATGGCTCGAAGACTTCGTTTCGCTCGCGGAAACGCGTAGTTTCAGCCGCTCGGCCGAATCGCGCCACGTTACGCAGCCGGCGTTTTCGCGACGGATTCAGGCACTGGAAGCGTGGCTCGGCACGGAACTGATTGATCGTTCGGTGTACCCGACGCGGCTGACGGCAGCGGGACAGGTGTTCTACGAGCAGGCGCTCGCCATGCTGTCGCAGTTCCACGAGGCGCGTGCTCTGCTGCGCGGACACACGGCGACGCCGCAAGCGACCATCGAGTTCGCGGTGCCGCACACGCTGTCGCTCACGTACTTTCCGCGCTGGCTGCAACGCATCGAGGCTCAAATGGGCCCGATCCATACCCGGCTGCGGGCGCTGAACGTGCACGATGCGGCGCTGGCGCTGGTGGAAGGCGGCTGCGATCTGATGATGGCCTATCACCATCCGAGCCACCCCATCGCCCTCGATCCGGCACGCTACGACATGCTCACGCTCGGCAACGAGCCGATCAGTCCATTCTCGGCGCCAGGCCGCGCCGGCCGGCCGCGACACACGCTGCCGGGCACGGCGCAGAACCCGACGCCCTATCTGACCTACACACCGAACGCGTACCTGGGCCGGATGACCGAAGTGATCCTCGCCAATGCGCCAGAGCGTCTCTATCTCGACCGGCTGTACGAAACCGACATGGCCGAAGGGCTCAAGGCAATGGCGCTGGCCGGTCACGGCATCGCCTTTCTGCCCTACAGCGCGGTGGAAGACGCGGTTGCCGACGGCAAGCTGATTCGCCTCGATCGCGCCATGCGTGGCACGCCCGAGGGGCAGCTCACGCTGACCATGGAGATTCGCCTCTATCGCGACAAGCTGGCTGCGAAAGGCGACGATGCGCGGCAGATACTCGTGCGGCAGTTGTGGGATGTGGTGTCGGAGGAGTTGGCGCAGGGCACGGGTGCTACCTGA
- a CDS encoding class II glutamine amidotransferase: protein MCQLLGMNCAAPTDVTFSFTGFAARGGVTDHHADGWGIAFFEDKACRLFIDHQSSATSPIAEMVKRYPIKSKNTIAHIRKATQGHILLENCHPFMRELWGRHWIFAHNGDLKDYSPALTGVYQPVGTTDSELAFCALLQGLRKAFPGCQPPLEELFAALETLTREITQFGVFNFLMSNGQALFAHCSTHLHYIVRRWPFSTAHLVDADVSIDFAKYTTPEDRVAVIATKPLTDNEVWSAFNPGDLLMFQHGEVIGRVNVPVPASVLEKLRNPALDASASATTIAASVEIMATGAAELDLEAADDTAAFES, encoded by the coding sequence ATGTGCCAACTTCTCGGAATGAACTGCGCCGCGCCAACGGACGTCACGTTCTCGTTCACCGGCTTTGCGGCGCGCGGCGGCGTCACCGATCACCACGCAGACGGCTGGGGCATCGCCTTCTTCGAAGATAAAGCCTGCCGCCTGTTCATCGACCATCAATCTTCGGCAACCTCGCCGATCGCCGAGATGGTCAAGCGCTACCCGATCAAATCGAAGAACACGATCGCGCATATTCGCAAAGCGACGCAAGGGCACATCCTGCTCGAAAATTGCCATCCGTTCATGCGCGAACTGTGGGGGCGCCACTGGATCTTCGCCCACAACGGCGATCTGAAAGACTACTCGCCGGCGCTGACCGGCGTCTATCAACCGGTCGGCACAACCGATAGCGAGCTTGCGTTCTGCGCGCTGCTGCAAGGCTTACGCAAGGCTTTTCCGGGCTGCCAGCCGCCGCTGGAAGAACTGTTCGCGGCGCTCGAAACGCTCACGCGCGAGATCACGCAATTCGGCGTGTTCAATTTTCTGATGTCGAACGGCCAGGCGTTGTTCGCGCATTGCTCGACACATCTGCATTACATTGTGCGGCGCTGGCCGTTTTCGACCGCGCACCTGGTCGATGCGGACGTGTCGATCGATTTCGCCAAATACACCACGCCGGAAGACCGCGTCGCCGTAATCGCGACCAAGCCGCTGACCGATAACGAAGTGTGGTCCGCCTTCAACCCGGGCGATCTGTTGATGTTCCAGCACGGCGAAGTGATTGGCCGGGTCAACGTACCGGTGCCGGCTTCGGTGCTGGAGAAGCTGCGCAATCCGGCGCTGGACGCGTCGGCTTCGGCAACCACGATCGCGGCTTCGGTCGAGATAATGGCGACAGGCGCGGCCGAGCTTGACCTTGAAGCCGCGGACGATACCGCCGCGTTCGAGTCCTGA
- a CDS encoding glutamate/aspartate ABC transporter substrate-binding protein, whose protein sequence is MKVKKAALLLATLGLFTVGAHAQDAGTLKKIKDTGVISLGHRESSIPFSYYDDKQNVIGYSQEFALKVVEAVKQKLNMPNLKVKLTPVTSQNRIPLVQNGTVDMECGSTTNNAERQQQAAFSNTIFVIGTRLMTKKDSGIKDWADLKGKTVVTTAGTTSERLLRKMNQDKSMGMNIISAKDHGESFLTLSTGRAAAFMMDDALLAGERAKSNNPGDFVIVGTPQSHEAYGCMIRKNDPEFKKVVDDAIAKVETSGEADQIYKKWFESPIPPKGLNLNFPESDDMKALFKSPNDKAID, encoded by the coding sequence ATGAAGGTTAAAAAAGCTGCGCTGCTGCTCGCGACTCTCGGACTGTTCACGGTCGGCGCGCACGCGCAAGACGCTGGTACGCTGAAAAAAATCAAGGACACGGGTGTCATTTCGCTGGGCCACCGCGAATCGTCGATCCCGTTCTCGTATTACGACGACAAGCAGAATGTCATCGGCTACTCGCAAGAATTCGCGCTGAAGGTGGTTGAGGCGGTCAAGCAGAAGCTGAATATGCCGAACCTGAAGGTCAAGCTGACGCCTGTCACGTCGCAAAACCGGATTCCGCTGGTGCAGAACGGCACCGTCGACATGGAATGCGGCTCGACCACGAATAACGCCGAGCGCCAGCAACAGGCTGCCTTCTCGAACACGATCTTCGTGATCGGTACGCGCCTGATGACCAAGAAAGACTCCGGCATCAAGGACTGGGCCGACCTGAAGGGCAAGACAGTCGTGACCACCGCCGGTACGACGTCCGAGCGCCTGCTTCGCAAGATGAATCAGGACAAGAGCATGGGCATGAACATCATCAGCGCGAAAGACCACGGCGAGTCGTTCCTGACGCTCTCCACCGGCCGCGCTGCCGCATTCATGATGGACGACGCGCTGCTCGCAGGCGAGCGCGCCAAGTCGAACAACCCGGGCGATTTCGTGATCGTCGGCACGCCGCAATCGCATGAAGCTTACGGCTGCATGATTCGCAAGAACGATCCGGAATTCAAGAAGGTGGTGGACGACGCGATCGCGAAGGTCGAAACTTCGGGCGAAGCCGATCAGATCTACAAGAAGTGGTTCGAATCGCCGATTCCGCCGAAGGGCCTGAACCTGAACTTCCCGGAAAGCGACGACATGAAGGCGCTCTTCAAGAGCCCGAATGACAAGGCAATCGATTAA
- the pyrC gene encoding dihydroorotase produces the protein MTASNAPLDSVDSIDSVTLARPDDWHLHVRDGEMLAAVLPDTARQFGRAIIMPNLKPPVTTTAMAQAYRERIVAAIPAGAKFEPLMTLYLTDNTPPDEIRRARESGFVHGVKLYPAGATTNSDAGVTDIMKCAKTLEVMQETGMPLLVHGEVTDSSIDLFDREKVFIDRVMTPLRRAFPALKVVFEHITTKDAVDYIREAGVAPGLLGATITAHHLLYNRNAIFQGGIRPHYYCLPVLKRETHRVALVDAATSGNPRFFLGTDSAPHPKGLKEHACGCAGCYTALHALELYTEAFDKAGALDKLEGFASFFGADFYGLPRSEEKVTLRREEWTLPAELPVGDTPVVPLRGGESIGWRLV, from the coding sequence ATGACCGCTTCCAACGCTCCTCTCGATTCCGTCGACTCCATCGACTCCGTTACGCTCGCCCGCCCGGACGACTGGCACCTGCACGTTCGCGACGGCGAGATGCTCGCTGCGGTGCTGCCGGACACCGCGCGCCAGTTCGGCCGCGCGATCATCATGCCTAACCTGAAGCCGCCGGTCACCACGACCGCGATGGCGCAGGCGTACCGCGAGCGCATCGTCGCCGCGATCCCGGCCGGGGCGAAGTTCGAACCGTTGATGACGCTGTACCTGACCGACAACACGCCGCCCGACGAAATCCGCCGCGCGCGTGAAAGCGGCTTCGTGCATGGCGTGAAGCTGTACCCGGCGGGCGCGACCACGAACTCGGACGCGGGCGTCACCGACATCATGAAGTGCGCCAAAACGCTCGAGGTGATGCAGGAAACCGGTATGCCGCTGCTGGTGCACGGCGAAGTGACGGATTCGTCGATCGACCTGTTCGACCGCGAGAAGGTGTTTATCGACCGCGTGATGACGCCGCTGCGCCGCGCGTTTCCGGCGCTGAAAGTAGTGTTCGAGCACATCACCACGAAGGATGCCGTCGACTACATCCGTGAAGCCGGCGTGGCGCCGGGGCTGCTGGGCGCGACGATCACCGCGCATCACCTGCTGTACAACCGCAACGCGATCTTCCAGGGCGGCATCCGTCCGCATTACTACTGCCTGCCGGTGTTGAAGCGTGAGACGCATCGCGTGGCGCTAGTCGATGCGGCGACCTCGGGCAATCCGCGCTTCTTCCTCGGCACCGATAGCGCGCCGCATCCGAAGGGTTTGAAGGAACACGCCTGCGGCTGTGCAGGTTGCTACACGGCGCTGCATGCGCTTGAGCTCTATACGGAAGCCTTCGACAAAGCCGGCGCGCTGGACAAGCTTGAAGGCTTCGCCAGCTTCTTCGGCGCGGATTTTTATGGTCTGCCGCGCAGCGAAGAGAAGGTCACGCTGCGTCGTGAGGAATGGACGCTGCCGGCTGAATTGCCGGTTGGCGACACGCCCGTGGTACCGCTGCGTGGCGGCGAGTCGATTGGCTGGCGGCTCGTTTGA
- a CDS encoding gluconokinase — translation MILIAMGVSGAGKTRIGEMLAERLHCAFTDGDAFHSAANKEKMHHGIPLTDEDRWPWLQTIRAAIEEKQRAGEKAVFTCSSLKRSYRDVLRGGSNGDKGVCFVYLKGSFEVLRERLTTRTGHFFDPSLLQSQLDTLEEPGPEEAITVSIELSPEQIVDEVLRQLAVR, via the coding sequence ATGATTCTGATCGCAATGGGCGTGTCGGGCGCCGGCAAAACGAGGATTGGTGAAATGCTGGCGGAGCGCCTGCACTGCGCGTTCACTGACGGCGACGCGTTTCACAGCGCTGCCAACAAAGAGAAAATGCACCACGGCATTCCGCTTACCGACGAAGACCGTTGGCCGTGGTTGCAAACCATCCGTGCGGCGATCGAAGAGAAGCAGAGGGCTGGCGAGAAGGCGGTGTTCACGTGTTCGTCGCTGAAGCGTTCGTATCGCGACGTGTTGCGCGGCGGTAGTAATGGCGACAAAGGTGTTTGCTTCGTTTATCTGAAGGGCTCGTTTGAAGTGCTGCGCGAGCGGTTGACGACGCGTACCGGTCACTTCTTCGATCCTTCCCTGCTGCAAAGCCAGCTCGATACGCTCGAGGAGCCGGGTCCGGAGGAGGCGATCACGGTCAGTATCGAACTGTCGCCGGAACAGATCGTCGACGAGGTATTGAGGCAACTGGCAGTGCGCTAA
- a CDS encoding Glu/Leu/Phe/Val family dehydrogenase codes for MSSQQQAAQSASTLQSVPSYLNKDDLGPWGNYLRQVDRVAPYLGSLSRWLETLKRPKRILIVDVPIELDNGTVAHFEGYRVQHNVSRGPGKGGVRYHQDVTLSEVMALSAWMSVKNAAVNVPYGGAKGGIRVDPRTLSRGELERVTRRYTSEIGIIIGPNTDIPAPDVNTNEQIMAWMMDTYSMNQGQTATGVVTGKPIALGGSLGRREATGRGVFVVASEAARRIGVDIEGARIAVQGFGNVGGIAARLFQEAGSKLVAVQDHTGSLYKSTGIDAVALADYVAKNGGVGGFPEADAVTNEEFWTVESDILIPAALENQITEQNAGKIKTKIVVEGANGPTTTAADDILHDRGILVIPDVVANAGGVTVSYFEWVQDFSSFFWTEDEINQRLERVMREAFAAVWQVSSEQKVSVRTAAFIVACKRILEARELRGLYP; via the coding sequence ATGTCATCCCAGCAACAAGCCGCACAATCCGCATCAACGTTGCAGTCCGTTCCTTCCTACCTCAATAAAGACGACCTCGGCCCGTGGGGCAACTACCTGCGTCAGGTCGACCGCGTCGCGCCGTACCTCGGCTCCCTGTCCCGCTGGCTCGAAACCCTGAAGCGCCCGAAGCGCATTCTGATCGTCGACGTGCCTATCGAACTCGATAACGGCACGGTGGCGCACTTCGAGGGCTATCGCGTGCAGCACAACGTGTCGCGCGGTCCGGGTAAGGGCGGCGTGCGCTATCACCAGGACGTGACGCTTTCGGAAGTGATGGCGCTGTCGGCGTGGATGTCGGTGAAGAACGCGGCTGTGAACGTGCCGTACGGCGGCGCGAAGGGCGGTATTCGTGTCGACCCGCGCACCTTGTCGCGTGGCGAGCTGGAGCGCGTGACGCGCCGCTACACGAGCGAAATCGGCATCATCATCGGACCGAACACCGACATCCCCGCGCCGGACGTGAACACGAACGAGCAGATCATGGCGTGGATGATGGACACGTACTCCATGAACCAGGGCCAAACGGCGACGGGCGTCGTGACCGGCAAGCCGATCGCGCTGGGCGGTTCGCTGGGCCGTCGTGAAGCGACGGGCCGCGGCGTGTTCGTGGTGGCTTCCGAAGCGGCGCGCCGCATCGGCGTCGACATTGAAGGCGCGCGTATTGCCGTGCAGGGCTTCGGCAACGTGGGCGGCATTGCCGCGCGTCTGTTCCAGGAAGCGGGTTCGAAGCTGGTGGCGGTGCAGGATCACACCGGCTCGCTGTACAAGTCGACCGGTATCGACGCGGTCGCGCTGGCGGATTACGTGGCGAAGAACGGCGGCGTGGGCGGTTTCCCGGAAGCCGATGCAGTCACGAACGAAGAATTCTGGACGGTCGAATCGGACATCCTGATTCCGGCCGCGCTGGAAAACCAGATCACCGAACAGAACGCCGGCAAGATCAAGACGAAGATCGTCGTGGAAGGCGCCAACGGCCCGACCACCACGGCAGCGGACGATATTCTGCACGACCGCGGCATCCTGGTGATTCCGGACGTGGTGGCCAATGCCGGCGGCGTGACGGTGTCGTACTTCGAGTGGGTGCAAGACTTCTCGAGCTTCTTCTGGACTGAAGACGAGATCAACCAGCGTCTCGAGCGCGTGATGCGCGAAGCATTTGCCGCCGTATGGCAAGTGTCGAGCGAACAGAAGGTGTCCGTGCGGACCGCGGCGTTTATCGTTGCGTGTAAGCGGATCCTCGAAGCGCGCGAACTGCGCGGCCTGTACCCCTGA
- the purB gene encoding adenylosuccinate lyase translates to MSDTRPDTLFALNALSPLDGRYASKTEALRDWLSEAAFMRNRVTVEIHWLIALSHAGFAEVPRFSEASEQFLLQLAERFTAHDAARIKDIERVTNHDVKAVEYWLKESVKGQEELERASEFIHFACTSEDINNTSHGLMLAGAREHVILPALRSVHQRLVALAHAQAEQPMLSRTHGQPASPTTLGKEIANVAARLERAIERIAKVELLGKMNGAVGNFNAHLSAYPEFDWEAFSREVVEKRLKLTFNPYTIQIEPHDYMAELFDAVSRANTILLDLDRDVWGYISVGYFKQRTKAGEIGSSTMPHKVNPIDFENSEGNLGLANATLRHLADKLPISRWQRDLTDSTVLRNIGVAFGYSLLAYDSLIRGLDKLEVNAQRLNEDLDNCWEVLAEPVQTVMRRYGIENPYEQLKELTRGKGITREALQTFVSGLAIPQDAKDRLLAMTPGSYIGKAVELAKRIA, encoded by the coding sequence ATGTCCGACACCCGCCCCGACACCCTGTTCGCGCTGAACGCGCTCTCCCCGCTCGACGGCCGTTACGCCTCGAAGACCGAAGCCCTGCGCGACTGGCTCTCGGAAGCCGCGTTCATGCGCAATCGCGTCACGGTCGAAATCCACTGGCTGATTGCGCTCTCGCACGCCGGTTTCGCCGAAGTGCCGCGCTTTTCCGAAGCGTCAGAACAATTCCTGCTGCAACTGGCCGAGCGTTTCACCGCTCACGACGCCGCGCGCATCAAGGACATCGAACGCGTAACGAATCACGACGTGAAAGCCGTCGAATACTGGCTGAAGGAATCGGTCAAGGGTCAGGAAGAACTGGAACGCGCCAGCGAGTTCATCCATTTCGCCTGCACCTCGGAAGACATCAACAACACGTCACACGGCCTGATGCTGGCGGGCGCACGCGAACACGTGATCCTGCCGGCGCTGCGCTCGGTGCACCAACGCCTCGTGGCGCTGGCGCACGCGCAAGCCGAACAGCCGATGCTGTCCCGCACGCACGGCCAGCCGGCCAGCCCCACCACGCTCGGCAAGGAAATCGCGAACGTCGCCGCGCGTCTGGAACGTGCGATCGAGCGCATCGCGAAGGTCGAACTGCTGGGCAAGATGAACGGCGCGGTCGGCAACTTCAATGCGCATCTGTCCGCGTATCCGGAATTCGACTGGGAAGCGTTCTCGCGCGAAGTAGTGGAGAAGCGTCTGAAGCTCACGTTCAATCCGTACACGATCCAGATCGAGCCGCACGACTACATGGCTGAGCTGTTCGACGCCGTGTCGCGCGCCAACACGATCCTGCTGGACCTGGACCGCGACGTGTGGGGCTACATCTCCGTCGGTTACTTCAAGCAACGCACGAAGGCCGGCGAAATCGGTTCGTCCACGATGCCGCACAAGGTCAATCCGATCGATTTCGAAAACTCGGAAGGCAACCTCGGTCTCGCCAACGCCACGCTGCGCCACCTCGCCGACAAGCTGCCGATTTCGCGCTGGCAGCGTGACCTGACCGACTCGACGGTGCTGCGCAATATCGGCGTCGCGTTCGGCTACTCGCTGCTTGCGTACGACTCGCTGATCCGCGGTCTGGACAAGCTTGAAGTGAATGCGCAGCGTCTGAACGAAGACCTCGACAACTGCTGGGAAGTGCTGGCTGAACCTGTGCAAACGGTGATGCGCCGTTACGGCATCGAGAACCCGTACGAGCAATTGAAGGAATTGACGCGCGGCAAGGGCATCACGCGTGAAGCGTTGCAAACGTTCGTGAGCGGCCTCGCGATTCCGCAAGATGCGAAGGACCGTTTGCTCGCCATGACGCCGGGTTCGTATATCGGCAAGGCTGTGGAGCTGGCCAAGCGGATCGCTTAA
- a CDS encoding amino acid ABC transporter ATP-binding protein, whose amino-acid sequence MISIKNVSKWYGQFQVLTDCTTEVKKGEVVVVCGPSGSGKSTLIKTVNGLEPFQKGEIVINGQSLTDKKTNLSKLRAKVGMVFQHFELFPHLSIVENLTLAQIKVLGRSKDEATAKGLKLLDRVGLRAHADKFPGQLSGGQQQRVAIARALSMDPIAMLFDEPTSALDPEMINEVLDVMVELAQEGMTMMCVTHEMGFARKVAHRVIFMDKGLIVEDDKKEDFFANPKSDRAKDFLAKILH is encoded by the coding sequence ATGATCTCTATCAAGAATGTTTCGAAGTGGTACGGTCAGTTTCAAGTGCTGACCGACTGCACGACGGAAGTCAAAAAAGGTGAAGTGGTGGTGGTGTGCGGGCCGTCTGGCTCGGGCAAGTCCACTCTGATCAAAACCGTCAACGGCCTCGAGCCGTTCCAGAAGGGTGAGATCGTCATCAACGGTCAATCGCTGACCGATAAGAAAACCAATCTGTCGAAGCTGCGTGCGAAGGTCGGCATGGTATTCCAGCACTTCGAGCTGTTCCCGCATCTGTCGATTGTCGAGAATCTCACGCTGGCACAAATCAAGGTGCTCGGCCGCTCGAAAGACGAAGCTACGGCGAAGGGGCTGAAGCTGCTCGATCGCGTCGGTCTGCGCGCGCATGCGGATAAGTTTCCTGGGCAGTTGTCGGGTGGTCAGCAGCAGCGTGTGGCGATTGCGCGCGCATTGTCGATGGACCCGATCGCGATGCTGTTCGACGAACCGACTTCCGCTCTCGATCCGGAAATGATCAACGAAGTGCTCGACGTGATGGTCGAACTCGCACAGGAAGGCATGACGATGATGTGCGTCACGCACGAAATGGGCTTTGCCAGGAAGGTCGCGCACCGCGTGATCTTCATGGACAAGGGTTTGATCGTGGAAGACGACAAGAAGGAAGATTTCTTCGCGAATCCGAAGTCGGATCGCGCGAAAGACTTTCTGGCGAAGATCCTGCACTGA
- the gltK gene encoding glutamate/aspartate ABC transporter permease GltK codes for MHHFDWSGIPGALPTLWTGAIVTIKITLIAIVIGIIWGTILAIMRLSPFKPFAWFAKAYVTIFRSIPLVMVLLWFFLIVPQVLQNVLGLSPDIDIRLASAMVAFSLFEAAYYSEIIRAGIQAVPRGQVNAAFALGMSYPQAMRLIVLPQAFRAMVPLLLTQGIVLFQDTSLVYVISLADFFRTATNIGDRDGTNVEMVLFAGACYFVVCVIASSLVKGLQKKVAR; via the coding sequence ATGCATCATTTCGACTGGAGCGGTATTCCGGGCGCACTGCCTACGCTATGGACCGGCGCTATCGTCACCATCAAGATCACGCTGATCGCGATCGTGATCGGCATTATCTGGGGCACGATTCTCGCGATCATGCGGCTCTCGCCGTTCAAGCCGTTCGCATGGTTCGCGAAGGCTTACGTCACGATTTTCCGTTCGATCCCGCTGGTGATGGTGCTGCTGTGGTTCTTCCTGATCGTGCCGCAGGTGCTGCAGAACGTGCTGGGTTTGTCGCCGGATATCGACATCCGGCTGGCTTCGGCAATGGTCGCTTTCTCGCTGTTCGAGGCTGCGTACTATTCGGAGATCATCCGCGCCGGCATTCAGGCAGTGCCGCGCGGGCAGGTCAATGCCGCGTTTGCGCTCGGCATGAGCTACCCGCAGGCAATGCGCCTCATCGTGCTGCCGCAGGCGTTCCGCGCGATGGTGCCGCTGCTGCTTACGCAAGGTATCGTGCTGTTTCAGGATACGTCGCTCGTCTACGTGATCAGCCTCGCCGACTTCTTCCGCACCGCCACGAATATTGGCGACCGTGACGGTACGAATGTCGAAATGGTACTGTTCGCGGGCGCGTGTTATTTCGTGGTCTGCGTGATCGCGTCGAGCCTCGTCAAAGGTCTTCAGAAAAAGGTCGCAAGATGA
- a CDS encoding class I SAM-dependent methyltransferase produces the protein MVHIEGDRLDPVASISSCKICRGTAPLCGVVDFNKNCEERRGHFLPLAAIPIYYHRCGECGLVFTHAFDRWSKHAFARHIYNAAYADVDPDYIAARPAANAMAIANMVARGDGLKCLDYGGGNGRLAALLRERGVDAHSWDPMEQAGTEPSPDSFDLVTAFEVLEHTPEPRVTVANALSKLRPQGVMLFTTLTIDTLPPRAMDHWYIAPRNGHITIHTCRSLDALFEAFGYRVHHLDQNTHLALREVPDWLS, from the coding sequence ATGGTGCACATCGAGGGCGACAGGCTCGACCCAGTCGCAAGCATTTCAAGCTGCAAGATTTGCCGGGGCACGGCGCCGCTTTGCGGCGTGGTCGACTTCAACAAGAACTGCGAAGAACGCCGCGGCCATTTCTTGCCGCTTGCCGCGATCCCGATTTACTACCACCGCTGCGGCGAATGCGGGCTGGTTTTCACGCATGCGTTTGATCGATGGAGCAAGCATGCGTTCGCGAGGCACATTTACAACGCCGCTTATGCAGACGTCGATCCCGACTATATCGCGGCCCGTCCCGCAGCCAATGCAATGGCGATTGCGAATATGGTCGCGCGGGGCGACGGGCTCAAATGTCTCGACTACGGCGGCGGCAATGGGCGGCTGGCCGCGTTGTTGCGTGAACGTGGCGTGGATGCCCACAGTTGGGATCCGATGGAGCAAGCTGGTACCGAACCGTCGCCGGACTCATTCGACCTGGTGACGGCGTTCGAAGTGCTGGAACATACGCCTGAGCCGCGCGTGACGGTTGCGAACGCGCTCAGTAAGCTCAGGCCGCAGGGCGTGATGCTGTTTACAACTTTGACGATCGATACGCTGCCGCCGCGTGCGATGGACCATTGGTACATTGCGCCGCGCAACGGCCACATCACGATTCACACGTGCCGCTCACTGGATGCGCTCTTCGAGGCGTTCGGCTATCGCGTGCATCACCTCGACCAGAATACTCACCTCGCCTTGCGCGAAGTGCCGGACTGGTTGTCTTAA